GTAATCTCAAAATGGTGCACCGAAACACACTTGTACCGGAATTTTGTTCCAATTTCCAATCCAGAACAGTCTCTAAAATGGAATTCAAAACTTTGACTCTAAATAATCCCAATAAATagaaacaataaagaaaaaattttggcTTGCAATTCAAATACAATGATCGTGAAAGAAAGCAACAAATATGCATTATGAATTTCTTTGTCTTTTAGTCTTTACAGGGCAATTCTCGATGGCATTAGTCAGAGGAGCAAGGAGAAAATAGTGCACTGCCAGCTAACGATGGAGCCCACCaaatgtcttcttcttcttcttcttcttcttcttcttctttgattgaTTGAGGCGAAGAGAGGACTTTGCTGTAGGATTaagatttgaatttgattgaggTGAAGAGGGAttccctcttctctctcttgtgtttcaaaatcaaatggGTAATGGTCGAGTTGGACTTTGATTAGGAAACGGGTCAATTGCTTATTCTGTGTAaactaattttcataaattttctcattaaaaaaatgccacatcctttaaaaaaaaaaaaaatgccaaataggTATTTGGTTAGCCACGTAAAGAATATTACTGACGGTCGTTAATAGAATGATTAATACCGATCACTTTTAAACTTGAAGGACTAATATCTCACACTTAAAATTTGAGGGATCAATTGTGCTTATATGATAAactttaaggactaaaagtgcagTTTCacatttactatttgatctaaaaacttattttttatgcataaatttaaaataaaaaaattaaaatttaaaaattttcatggaTAAGGTAATTATTGATGAAACAACAATCCCCTCCCTTAAGGTTTATGAATGAATGAACATTCTCAtccttataaattaataaatattattttaaaaaagatatatttcattattgaaaaactaaggttatgtttggcaatagtttttgttttctattttcaaaaacttgttttttggaatataaagaaaaaaaaatttcttgtatttttaaatcaaatataTGTTTGGTtagctaaaattaaaaagataggtttttgaagaaaaaaaaatagaaaatactaaaatatgttgttcttaagatttgaattttaatactaactcattaaatgagatagaatcattaaattaaatgtgtgtttacattaacttttgaaaattagaatttgagaatagtttttgttttctcattttagattgtcaaacaagttttttaatcttaaaaataaaaaattgttttcagatacagaaaataaagggaaaaaataattattaaacatACCATAAGTTTTGCATTTATACAAAATTAAAGGGGAATGTCATTCATGAAACTCATTTCGTAAAATCTCACGTGAGGTAATTGTAATTTGTCTTAAATAGGGAATATTGGAACCCAAATATTAGCGGTTGTTTGCTTTTTTGAAAaccatcactcaattttcgtcactcGTCACTCATCCCTCATCACTTATCACTCATTACTTAAAATGCCCCAATTCTCTAAACCCCACTCGTTTGGCACACTTTACTTAGCTTctcatcactcaaatttttctacttttttgtgGGACCTATGCCTGTAAATTGGTCAGACCCTTTTGTTAAGCCTACCCGCGGAACTCACTCCTcaccattttctcttttctcatttCCCCTTCACCCCTGTTACTCTCCCAAAACACAAACCCGAAcccataaaaatttcaaaagctCCCTCACCTCGTCAAGACTGTCACCAGTGAACAACACCTATCTCTCCGACGTGTATGGTGGTGTGATCTCCTCTGTTGTGACCCAGCGGCATTGACGAAATTTGAAGAAATGTGACCCATTTCCTCTATTCGTCACAAATGATCTCCCACCTTCTTAACCCAGTGGCACCGATCTCCCACCTTCTCAACCCACCGTCACCAAGGCTTTATTTTTCATGGGTCTGAGACTGAGATGATGGTGCTAACGGTGGAAATGGGCTATTTCCATCACCGCCACTCAACAACAATGCTGTGCCGAGCTGGACATGGCTTACGACAAGGTACTCTCTGTCATATTCCTTGCCATGTCAAGCTAGACATGGCTGACAACAATATTCCTCATTCCATTGTCGTGCCGTGCCGAGAtcccttttgctttttttttttttttttgtgtttttggtttggtttggtttgctTTAAGATGAGAGTCAGTGACTTTGATGTTTGAATCTTCGTTCTTGTTCTTCTTATATCTAAGAAGGCTCCGATCTGGATTtcgtttttttttcattccaacgattttgttttttttgtttttatacaaattttccTAATTTTGGAGCTTAATTAAGCTATTACAGGGACCAAATTTGTGTTTCCGAGCTAGATTTTGCTTTAAATTACTGTAATTAGCTCTTGAATAGGTTTGGTTTTGATAAACAGTAGATTCTTTGAAGAAATTGGGATCGATTCATGTGTGTTTGAAgaggagataaaaaaaaaaaaaaaagatgagagatAGAGAGGGGGAGAGCACATGCTCATGAAGTCAGATTGATGAGACAAGACATAAGTGGGTCCCATTTGGTTgactaaaattacaaaaatgccacATAACTTAGTTTTCCATAACatgaaaacacctaaaatgtgttttcagtttccatatctcatcactcaaaaatcagagaatttagtgatggaaacaaaaattaaaaaaaaatccaaacaacctcTTCTGTCGTGGGACCCACCgattttgagttatgagtgatgtaaatagagttatgggtgatggaaactgaaaatccaaacagccccttaaCTTGTTTACCAAGAGGGCGGCGCTCCAATAGAAGGCTATTGGCATATTTCACGTGTAAAGTATGATatctattaatttaattttcttaacatTAAATCAATATCTCATGGAAAAAGTCAAAGctccaaaaattgaaaaaacaaatccttatcatttaattaattaattatatatatatatatatatattttcaaaaagaaatctccttcttatCTAACTCACATGATCTAATTTTGTCCCATTCATTCTTTCAATTTACTTATAACAACTTCTAGTCGttttaaactattttcaaaTCTATCTAAAACAACGTCAAGTAGTCCTACACTCCTTGAaatcaatcttcttcttcttcttttttttttttttttttttttttttttttagaaagaaactTTCATTCAATTATAATAGTGAAGCATCATGATACAAGGCTGCCAAGGCAGGTGGAGGAGAATCCTCCAACCAATATAAATCCTCATCTAAATTTCTAGCATATTGGGCAAGAACATGTGTCACTGCATTCCTTCGCCTCCTAATCTGATTAGGCATAGTCCAATGTAACCCATATATCAAATGGCGAATATCATCCACCATATAGCCAAGCATGGAATGGTTGGGCAAAGATGAAGAAATGGCTTGTATTATATTGACATTATCAAGCTTGTAAACCCAGCATCCACGACTAACTACAAGGATCTTCTGCAGGCCAACAATTCCACTTCTTCACTATTTTCTACACCTGATCCAACAGTAGACATTGCCGCCATAACCTCCCCCTTGTTGTTACGAATTATAGCTCCTATCCCTGTTCTTTCCAGCCTCGAAAACACTGTAGCATCAAAGTTAAGTTTGTATACATCAGGCGGTGGAGGTTGCCACACTTCAGAACTGATTTGCTTGGTTTGAGAGACTGTCAACTGCACCTGGGCTTGCTGAAATTCCTGAATGAAATCCTTTGCTTGCTTGTTAAGGCATTTAGGATCCTTCAATTTTCCCCCATGCACCACACAATTTCTTTGGTTCCATATAATCAATGCCTGCGCCCAAAACAGCTCCAACTCCTCAACTGATAATCTATCCACTAGAAACTCCATTAGTTGAAGTGTATCACGAAAAACAGAGCACCCCTTCTGCAATTTCGAAATACTGCCAGCCCATATGTCTTGCACCATAGCACACTCCCATAATGCATGCATTGTTGTCTCCGACACTCTAGTACACAATTGACATTTATCCTTAGTTATAATCCTCCGGTGTGACAGATTGTAGTATGTTAGTAATATATCATGGCAAGCTCTCCACCCaaatactttaattttttttggaattttaagcTTCCACAAAATTggccaaatttttttcccaactCAGCCACTTGAAGCCTCGGCCTTATTTCCATGAAATTGAGTTCGTCTTGCAAGTTTATAGGAAGATTTCACAAAAAACTTACCATTCTTGTGTGCAGCCAAATAATAGAATCTAGAACAGATCTTCGACTAAGAGGGATTCTACATATAGCTTCGGCATCTTCTCTGTGAAACATTGCCATAATCATATCACTTTTCCATGCATGCAACTCCAGGTCAATCAATTCTGAGACTGCTAAATCTCCAACCAGCTCATGTCTTGGATGAATGATTTTATTTGTGGGATGGTTAGGGATCCACCTATCCCCTACAACACTTATTGAAGACCCATTATGAACCCTCCAACAATAACCCGGTCTAAGAATTGGCGGGGCAGCCATTAAACTTCTCCACACATAGGAGCAATCAGGTGATTCTTTGGCATCAAGAAAAGAAGATCGAGGAAAATATATTGCTTTTAAAACACTTGTATAACAAAGAATCATTCCATTGAATCATTCTCCAGCCTTGTTTAGCTAACATAGCTAAATTAAAATCTCTCAAATCTCGAAATCCCATACCACCCTCCATCTTTGAAGTTGACAGCTTATCCCACCTCTTCCAATGGATTTTCCTTTCATCACCTACTTGACCCCACCAGAATTTAGCACACATACTATCCAGTTCATCACATAGTTTCATAGGAAGTTGGAAAACACTCATAGTATATGTAGGTATAGATTGGGCCACCACATTTATCAAGATTTCATTTCCAGCTCTAGATAACAACATACCTTTCCATCCTTGTAGCTTCTTCCAAATTCGGTctttcaaataagaaaaagtaTAATACTTGGCTCTTCCAATCAATGTTGGCAATTCTAAGTAAGATTCAAATCTCTCCACCTCCTTCGCCCCTAGGATCTGCAGAATCTGTTGCCTTTGACTAGTTGTATTACTactaaaataaattgaagaTTTCTCCAAATTTATACATTGCCCTAAAGCCTTTGCATATGTTTGAAGAATTTTTAATATAGCTTGCCTTTCATTCTGTATAGCttgaaaaaacaacaaagaatcatCTGCAAACAGTAGATTAGTAACTCTGGGTGCCCTTCTACAAATAGAAGCCCCTTTAATCCTTCCTTCAAGTTCTGCTTTTGCCAACAGAGC
The sequence above is drawn from the Castanea sativa cultivar Marrone di Chiusa Pesio chromosome 5, ASM4071231v1 genome and encodes:
- the LOC142635733 gene encoding uncharacterized protein LOC142635733 is translated as MGYKGYPFTWNNKRPSEANTKIRLDRVVANKDWIGKSQMSKVIHLSAHASNHLPILLHVQSFVPQRHYRGFIFEKSWLLMEDCEATVKEAWDGAYDQMEECLATVPQMVTKEMKEALFGEFTAKEVKVALFQMGLTKAPEPDVSSGIMEKMGFPALWIERVMSCFRTPTFSISVNGKPYGMIHPSRGIQQGDPLSPYLFLLCVEGFTALLAKAELEGRIKGASICRRAPRVTNLLFADDSLLFFQAIQNERQAILKILQTYAKALGQCINLEKSSIYFSSNTTSQRQQILQILGAKEVERFESYLELPTLIGRAKYYTFSYLKDRIWKKLQGWKGMLLSRAGNEILINVVAQSIPTYTMSVFQLPMKLCDELDSMCAKFWWGQVGDERKIHWKRWDKLSTSKMEGAIYFPRSSFLDAKESPDCSYVWRSLMAAPPILRPGYCWRVHNGSSISVVGDRWIPNHPTNKIIHPRHELVGDLAVSELIDLELHAWKSDMIMAMFHREDAEAICRIPLSRRSVLDSIIWLHTRMKGCSVFRDTLQLMEFLVDRLSVEELELFWAQALIIWNQRNCVVHGGKLKDPKCLNKQAKDFIQEFQQAQVQLTVSQTKQISSEVWQPPPPDVYKLNFDATVFSRLERTGIGAIIRNNKGEVMAAMSTKILVVSRGCWVYKLDNVNIIQAISSSLPNHSMLGYMVDDIRHLIYGLHWTMPNQIRRRRNAVTHVLAQYARNLDEDLYWLEDSPPPALAALYHDASLL